A genomic window from Diospyros lotus cultivar Yz01 chromosome 2, ASM1463336v1, whole genome shotgun sequence includes:
- the LOC127793942 gene encoding photosynthetic NDH subunit of subcomplex B 3, chloroplastic — translation MGTLLQFNPYGLSPQTLLPANPTAKISKSPIRFLGFSRARIRAVGTIPAGGEPEAAAPPEESPSVTFAFVHSVLLPDGTPDVHFRKACGGQKLRDIMLDSNIELYGPYSRPLLNCGGGGTCATCLVEVIEGKELLSPRTDKEKEKLKRNPKNWRLACQTTVGKPDSRGLVVIQQLPEWKGHEWHYNTEPPSEP, via the exons ATGGGAACGTTACTCCAATTTAATCCTTACGGGTTGTCCCCTCAAACCTTACTCCCCGCAAACCCTACCGCCAAAATCTCCAAATCCCCCATACGCTTCCTTGGCTTCTCCAGAGCAAGGATCAGAGCCGTCGGCACAATCCCCGCCGGCGGCGAACCGGAAGCCGCGGCACCCCCCGAAGAGTCACCCTCGGTCACCTTCGCATTCGTTCAT TCGGTGCTGCTTCCCGATGGGACGCCGGACGTGCATTTCCGGAAGGCTTGCGGCGGGCAGAAGCTCAGAGACATCATGTTGGATTCCAATATTGAATTGTATGGGCCATAT TCCAGGCCGCTGCTAAACTGTGGGGGAGGAGGGACCTGCGCCACATGCCTTGTTGAG GTCATTGAAGGAAAGGAACTGCTAAGCCCGCGAACAGATAAAGAGAAGGAGAAGCTCAAACGG AATCCGAAAAATTGGAGGCTTGCTTGTCAGACTACAGTTGGCAAACCAGATTCTAGGGGCCTG GTTGTGATCCAACAACTGCCAGAGTGGAAAGGGCATGAATGGCATTACAATACTGAGCCACCTTCAGAACCCTGA